Proteins from a single region of Lates calcarifer isolate ASB-BC8 linkage group LG19, TLL_Latcal_v3, whole genome shotgun sequence:
- the LOC108892506 gene encoding G patch domain-containing protein 2-like isoform X1: MMDELVQDLVSALEQTSEQSKLGELWEEMVLNPLQQRRQIRRRRVRKRCRESSLYPTEHRRCWIEASESSLDEARQHRENSSSTITASVANCSDSDDLTSTSQWHSIVRGPARTRQPSWPESDSFTENNPGRPLRRRRKVKRMTSGVTVSLQQKLNVSGVDGKQRYRPPRMQQLSGSKKRSGGWMGADRQTEGTRLMGKKRWKRKMAKEHRDGADENMSEGETSSTCSSDPGLFTNDEGRQGDDEQSDWFFEGDCGAGAGVASLLPNWDSDNQLSLEDNRPSPTFLQPARPSRRGYHSRLKRLPGSAACCIRKDRRRIPSKGNSMPVFVERLRHFSQDPYQRDFWLPSVGKRDRSQLNPLCPLPVCPIDMVSESSHLRCSSSICRNRQTNATPALSCTGDFRRSRETDTVSITTSDISLHSLTETKASNPSHKDHQKEEAQGASNTSSLEAVGAASAAGSQP, encoded by the exons ATGATGGATGAGCTGGTGCAGGACCTGGTGTCTGCACTGGAGCAGACCTCAGAGCAGAGTAAGCTCGGGGAGCTGTGGGAGGAAATGGTCTTGAATCCACTGCAGCAGCGCCGTCAGATCCGACGACGCAGGGTCCGCAAGCGCTGCCGCGAGTCCTCCCTCTACCCGACGGAGCACAGACGTTGTTGGATCGAGGCCTCGGAGTCCAGCTTGGACGAGGCGAGACAACACAGGGAGAACTCCTCCTCGACCATCACGGCTTCTGTGGCCAACTGCAGTGATTCTGACGACCTGACTTCAACCAGCCAGTGGCACTCCATCGTGAGAGGCCCGGCCAGGACGAGGCAGCCCTCGTGGCCAGAGTCTGACTCCTTCACAGAGAATAACCCAGGACGACCGCTCAGGAGGCGAAGGAAGGTCAAACGTATGACTTCAGGGGTCACAGTCAGCCTGCAGCAGAAGTTAAATGTTTCTGGTGTGGATGGGAAACAGAGGTACAGGCCACCTAGGATGCAGCAACTGTCAGGATCGAAGAAGAGGTCTGGTGGTTGGATgggagcagacagacagactgagggaaccaggctgatggGAAAGAAACGCTGGAAGAGGAAGATGGCCAAGGAGCACAGAGATGGTGCCGATGAGAACATGTCTGAGGG gGAAACCAGCAGTACATGCAGCAGTGACCCTGGCCTTTTCACCAATGATGAAGGAAGACaag GCGATGACGAACAGAGTGACTGGTTCTTTGAAGGGGACTGTGGAGCTGGGGCAGGCGTGGCCAGCTTGTTGCCCAACTGGGACTCGGACAACCAGCTTTCCCTCGAGGATAACCGCCCATCGCCCACCTTCCTGCAGCCTGCACGACCCTCTCGGAGAG GGTATCATTCACGTCTTAAACGACTGCCTggctctgctgcctgctgcatcAGGAAGGATAGGAGGAGGATTCCCAGCAAG GGCAACAGCATGCCAGTGTTTGTAGAGAGACTGAGACATTTCTCCCAAGATCCTTACCAGAGAGA CTTTTGGCTGCCTTCTGTTGGAAAACGAGACCGAAGCCAG TTGAATCCTTTGTGCCCATTACCCGTGTGTCCTATTGACATGGTGTCAGAGAGCTCCCATCTCAGATGTTCCTCCTCAATCTGCAGAAACAG GCAGACTAATGCCACCCCAGCGCTGTCGTGCACAGGAGACTTCAGGAGGAGTAGGGAAACAGACACTGTGTCCATCACAACATCAG ATATTTCCCTTCACTCTCTCACAGAGACAAAAG ctaGCAACCCATCTCATAAGGATCACCAGAAAGAAGAGGCACAGGGAGCCAGTAACACCTCAAGCCTAGAGGCTGTGGGGGCAGCAAGTGCAGCAGGTTCACAGCCCTAG
- the LOC108892506 gene encoding G patch domain-containing protein 2-like isoform X2, with the protein MMDELVQDLVSALEQTSEQSKLGELWEEMVLNPLQQRRQIRRRRVRKRCRESSLYPTEHRRCWIEASESSLDEARQHRENSSSTITASVANCSDSDDLTSTSQWHSIVRGPARTRQPSWPESDSFTENNPGRPLRRRRKVKRMTSGVTVSLQQKLNVSGVDGKQRYRPPRMQQLSGSKKRSGGWMGADRQTEGTRLMGKKRWKRKMAKEHRDGADENMSEGETSSTCSSDPGLFTNDEGRQGDDEQSDWFFEGDCGAGAGVASLLPNWDSDNQLSLEDNRPSPTFLQPARPSRRGYHSRLKRLPGSAACCIRKDRRRIPSKGNSMPVFVERLRHFSQDPYQRDFWLPSVGKRDRSQLNPLCPLPVCPIDMVSESSHLRCSSSICRNRQTNATPALSCTGDFRRSRETDTVSITTSASNPSHKDHQKEEAQGASNTSSLEAVGAASAAGSQP; encoded by the exons ATGATGGATGAGCTGGTGCAGGACCTGGTGTCTGCACTGGAGCAGACCTCAGAGCAGAGTAAGCTCGGGGAGCTGTGGGAGGAAATGGTCTTGAATCCACTGCAGCAGCGCCGTCAGATCCGACGACGCAGGGTCCGCAAGCGCTGCCGCGAGTCCTCCCTCTACCCGACGGAGCACAGACGTTGTTGGATCGAGGCCTCGGAGTCCAGCTTGGACGAGGCGAGACAACACAGGGAGAACTCCTCCTCGACCATCACGGCTTCTGTGGCCAACTGCAGTGATTCTGACGACCTGACTTCAACCAGCCAGTGGCACTCCATCGTGAGAGGCCCGGCCAGGACGAGGCAGCCCTCGTGGCCAGAGTCTGACTCCTTCACAGAGAATAACCCAGGACGACCGCTCAGGAGGCGAAGGAAGGTCAAACGTATGACTTCAGGGGTCACAGTCAGCCTGCAGCAGAAGTTAAATGTTTCTGGTGTGGATGGGAAACAGAGGTACAGGCCACCTAGGATGCAGCAACTGTCAGGATCGAAGAAGAGGTCTGGTGGTTGGATgggagcagacagacagactgagggaaccaggctgatggGAAAGAAACGCTGGAAGAGGAAGATGGCCAAGGAGCACAGAGATGGTGCCGATGAGAACATGTCTGAGGG gGAAACCAGCAGTACATGCAGCAGTGACCCTGGCCTTTTCACCAATGATGAAGGAAGACaag GCGATGACGAACAGAGTGACTGGTTCTTTGAAGGGGACTGTGGAGCTGGGGCAGGCGTGGCCAGCTTGTTGCCCAACTGGGACTCGGACAACCAGCTTTCCCTCGAGGATAACCGCCCATCGCCCACCTTCCTGCAGCCTGCACGACCCTCTCGGAGAG GGTATCATTCACGTCTTAAACGACTGCCTggctctgctgcctgctgcatcAGGAAGGATAGGAGGAGGATTCCCAGCAAG GGCAACAGCATGCCAGTGTTTGTAGAGAGACTGAGACATTTCTCCCAAGATCCTTACCAGAGAGA CTTTTGGCTGCCTTCTGTTGGAAAACGAGACCGAAGCCAG TTGAATCCTTTGTGCCCATTACCCGTGTGTCCTATTGACATGGTGTCAGAGAGCTCCCATCTCAGATGTTCCTCCTCAATCTGCAGAAACAG GCAGACTAATGCCACCCCAGCGCTGTCGTGCACAGGAGACTTCAGGAGGAGTAGGGAAACAGACACTGTGTCCATCACAACATCAG ctaGCAACCCATCTCATAAGGATCACCAGAAAGAAGAGGCACAGGGAGCCAGTAACACCTCAAGCCTAGAGGCTGTGGGGGCAGCAAGTGCAGCAGGTTCACAGCCCTAG